From Algoriphagus sp. NG3, the proteins below share one genomic window:
- a CDS encoding amino acid ABC transporter substrate-binding protein — MQSINTSNNPIRIGYSLSLSGPVAENTRAVMLAHSIWEEDINSKGGLLGRKVELVCYNDNGDPLQVSNSYKKLMDEDKVDLVIGGYGTNTIAASMPIIMERKRFLVGLMGLGVNLNLKYPNYFAMIPTGPKPNSTLTEGFFALAASQRPKPLTVAVLSADAEFSRNPVIGARENAEKYGFQIIYEETYPLSTEDFTSLIEQVKATNADLFFICSYLKDSIGLVRAIHQSDYRPKMVGGAMIGPQSASVKTELGPLLNGFVNYEYWMPVPRMDFPGVADMLAKYHARAIKANVDALGFYMAPLAYAQLQVLEQAIRETASLDNEVLSAYCRVNTFETVMGSVRFDEGGEWAEPRVLQVQFQHIDNHEIETFKDSRVQVVVEPSAYASGSFIYPYAP, encoded by the coding sequence ATGCAGTCAATCAACACAAGTAATAATCCTATTCGCATTGGTTATAGTCTTTCACTTTCCGGTCCTGTGGCAGAGAATACAAGAGCAGTAATGCTCGCACACAGTATTTGGGAAGAAGACATCAACAGCAAAGGGGGGCTTCTTGGGCGTAAAGTAGAATTGGTTTGCTACAATGACAATGGAGACCCTCTGCAAGTATCCAATAGCTATAAAAAGTTGATGGATGAAGACAAAGTAGATTTGGTAATTGGAGGTTATGGAACTAACACGATTGCAGCCTCGATGCCCATCATTATGGAGCGTAAACGGTTTTTGGTCGGTTTAATGGGTTTAGGGGTTAATTTAAACTTAAAATACCCGAACTATTTTGCGATGATTCCTACAGGCCCGAAGCCTAATTCAACACTTACAGAAGGCTTTTTTGCCCTTGCAGCTTCCCAGCGTCCTAAACCGCTAACCGTTGCAGTCCTTTCTGCCGATGCAGAATTTTCAAGAAATCCGGTGATAGGAGCCAGAGAAAATGCAGAAAAATACGGTTTTCAGATTATTTATGAGGAAACCTATCCACTGTCAACAGAAGATTTTACATCCCTGATAGAGCAGGTAAAAGCTACTAATGCTGACCTGTTTTTCATATGTTCTTATTTGAAGGATTCTATAGGTTTGGTCCGTGCAATTCATCAAAGTGACTACCGTCCAAAGATGGTTGGAGGAGCCATGATTGGTCCCCAGAGTGCTTCGGTAAAAACGGAACTGGGGCCACTGTTAAACGGCTTTGTCAATTATGAATATTGGATGCCGGTACCAAGGATGGATTTTCCCGGTGTTGCTGACATGTTGGCCAAATACCATGCAAGAGCAATAAAAGCAAATGTCGACGCATTAGGGTTCTATATGGCTCCCTTGGCGTATGCTCAATTGCAAGTACTTGAGCAGGCAATTAGGGAAACAGCAAGTCTGGATAATGAGGTTCTTTCAGCATATTGTCGAGTAAATACCTTCGAAACGGTAATGGGTAGCGTGCGTTTTGATGAAGGCGGTGAGTGGGCTGAACCACGTGTGTTACAAGTACAATTTCAACACATAGATAACCATGAGATTGAGACTTTTAAAGATAGCCGTGTGCAAGTAGTTGTTGAACCCTCAGCCTACGCCTCTGGGTCATTCATATACCCATACGCTCCCTAA